From the genome of Winogradskyella forsetii, one region includes:
- a CDS encoding Hsp20/alpha crystallin family protein, giving the protein MSNLIPTVKNGSGRNSNLGFSSVPSLSSWMDDILNKNFGNEFVSNFNTGITLPAVNVLDTDDEFIVEMAVPGLNKDDFDINLDNQLLSISAEISTENEEEKDNYTRREFGYSSFKRTFSLPETVETEKINAKYEDGLLKVTLPKRDEAKKKPSKQIKVS; this is encoded by the coding sequence ATGAGTAATTTAATTCCAACTGTAAAAAATGGTAGCGGAAGAAATTCCAATTTAGGTTTTTCATCAGTACCGAGTTTATCATCTTGGATGGATGATATTTTAAACAAAAATTTTGGTAATGAATTTGTATCTAACTTTAATACTGGTATAACCTTACCAGCTGTTAATGTACTTGATACGGATGATGAATTTATTGTGGAAATGGCAGTTCCAGGTTTAAATAAAGATGATTTTGATATCAATTTAGATAACCAATTGTTGTCAATTTCTGCTGAAATATCCACAGAGAATGAAGAAGAAAAAGATAATTATACGAGACGTGAATTTGGTTATTCGTCCTTCAAACGTACATTTTCCTTACCAGAAACTGTAGAAACCGAGAAAATTAATGCAAAATATGAAGATGGTTTATTAAAAGTTACGTTGCCAAAACGTGATGAAGCTAAAAAGAAACCATCAAAACAAATTAAGGTTTCTTAA
- a CDS encoding T9SS type A sorting domain-containing protein: MKFKLLFTLLFTCVLAFAQQIPEDVKPPSWKQANLSDLVPFKLPSFDLKKLQDEDKINDKDKSIPWRFGHDIYVDHNFHDVGEWTTLENGDRIWRMAYTSKGAYSINFLFDVFSIPEGAKLYVYNKDKTDLLRPFTHYNNNPEEVLGTWLVQGSHAYIEYYQPANVVGEAKLTVGSVVHGYRSTATYEKSLGDSGNCNQDVDCDITPPGSDPFELNTRKEEIKAASAMIVVGGSGACSGTLVNNTNNDGKAYFMTANHCRGGEGSWAFRFNWRSPNTSCSTTTPSTNGSFNQTVSGSVLRANSAESDMELVEITDTSFFTNNTDLVWAGWNRSTVDVPVVNFGIHHPSGDIQKVCREDDGAYRANVNFEIPNTKMWYIDQWELGVTEPGSSGSGLFNETGHLIGMLSGGGAACNGTSNNGAPDYYGRFDVAWDFGSSTSTRLKEWLDPSDSGIEILDQYPALETFDNDARANAGSNSTEFCGEDFSPEVTLLNPGNLQLTSADISYFLDSDVPTAIAWTGSVPSGGSTVVATPTYSNLSPGAHTFTINVANPNGTTDENTANDSFVLNFDVAPTYLTSEVVFNITTDNYGEETSWELRNSSGSLVSSGPLFNYNDNTVYQENISIPNFNGCYTFTIFDDADDGICCAFGTGSYNLEDGNGNVIISGGDFGTSESILFNPQDPLSVDDFNLENFVKIYPNPVENKLSIELTNFNEDVDYQIYNTLGQEITKGNLNSSSIQNINMSQYESGIYFIKLSIGTNSMTQKLIKN, from the coding sequence ATGAAATTTAAACTACTTTTTACGCTATTATTTACGTGTGTATTAGCTTTTGCACAACAAATTCCAGAAGATGTAAAACCACCAAGCTGGAAACAAGCTAATTTGTCTGATTTGGTGCCCTTTAAACTTCCATCTTTCGATTTGAAAAAATTACAGGATGAAGATAAAATTAATGATAAGGATAAATCCATTCCATGGAGATTTGGTCATGATATATACGTGGATCACAATTTTCATGATGTAGGTGAGTGGACAACTCTTGAAAACGGAGACCGTATTTGGAGAATGGCTTATACCTCAAAAGGTGCCTATTCTATAAATTTTTTGTTTGATGTGTTTAGTATTCCAGAAGGTGCAAAACTTTATGTTTACAATAAAGATAAGACGGATTTATTAAGACCTTTTACACATTACAATAATAATCCTGAAGAAGTTTTAGGCACATGGCTGGTTCAGGGAAGTCATGCTTACATTGAATATTATCAGCCAGCAAATGTGGTTGGAGAAGCCAAACTTACGGTGGGTTCCGTGGTACATGGTTATCGTTCAACAGCAACTTATGAGAAATCTTTAGGCGACTCTGGTAATTGTAATCAAGATGTAGATTGTGATATCACGCCACCAGGTTCTGATCCTTTTGAATTGAACACAAGAAAAGAAGAAATTAAAGCGGCATCAGCCATGATTGTGGTTGGTGGCTCAGGTGCTTGTTCTGGTACATTGGTGAACAATACAAACAATGATGGGAAAGCCTATTTTATGACAGCTAACCATTGTCGTGGTGGAGAAGGAAGCTGGGCGTTCAGATTTAACTGGCGAAGTCCAAATACATCTTGTTCTACAACCACGCCTAGTACTAATGGTTCATTTAATCAAACCGTAAGTGGTTCTGTTTTAAGAGCTAATAGTGCTGAATCTGATATGGAATTGGTAGAAATTACCGACACTAGTTTCTTTACAAATAATACTGATTTAGTATGGGCAGGTTGGAATAGGTCTACGGTAGATGTCCCTGTTGTGAATTTTGGAATTCATCATCCTAGTGGAGATATTCAGAAAGTGTGTAGAGAAGATGATGGTGCATACAGAGCAAATGTTAATTTTGAAATACCCAACACTAAAATGTGGTATATCGATCAATGGGAACTTGGTGTTACAGAACCTGGCTCTTCTGGGTCTGGATTGTTTAATGAAACGGGTCATTTAATAGGTATGCTCTCTGGTGGTGGTGCTGCGTGCAATGGTACAAGTAATAATGGAGCACCTGATTATTACGGACGCTTTGATGTCGCATGGGATTTTGGGAGTTCTACTTCAACACGACTTAAAGAATGGCTAGATCCGTCGGATTCTGGTATCGAGATTTTAGATCAATATCCAGCATTAGAAACTTTTGATAATGATGCTAGAGCTAATGCAGGCTCCAATAGTACAGAATTTTGTGGTGAGGATTTTTCGCCTGAAGTAACACTCTTAAACCCAGGTAACCTACAATTAACATCCGCTGACATATCATACTTTTTGGATTCAGATGTACCAACAGCAATAGCTTGGACAGGAAGTGTCCCTAGCGGTGGAAGTACAGTTGTAGCAACACCAACTTATAGTAATTTGAGTCCTGGAGCGCATACATTTACTATTAATGTTGCAAATCCAAATGGAACAACTGATGAAAACACGGCTAACGATAGCTTTGTTCTTAATTTTGATGTAGCACCTACATACTTAACTTCTGAGGTTGTTTTCAATATAACAACCGATAATTATGGTGAAGAGACGTCTTGGGAACTTAGAAATAGCTCGGGAAGTTTGGTCAGTAGTGGTCCTTTATTCAATTATAATGATAATACGGTTTATCAAGAAAATATTTCTATCCCTAACTTTAATGGTTGCTATACCTTTACCATCTTCGATGACGCAGATGATGGTATTTGTTGTGCCTTTGGTACTGGTAGCTACAATTTAGAAGATGGAAATGGAAATGTAATTATATCGGGTGGAGATTTTGGTACTTCAGAATCGATACTATTTAATCCGCAAGATCCATTAAGTGTTGATGATTTCAATCTTGAAAATTTTGTCAAAATCTATCCAAACCCTGTAGAAAATAAATTAAGTATAGAATTAACCAACTTCAATGAAGATGTGGATTATCAAATTTATAATACGCTTGGTCAAGAAATAACTAAAGGTAATTTGAATTCTAGTAGCATCCAAAATATAAATATGTCTCAATATGAAAGTGGGATATATTTTATAAAGCTATCTATTGGTACTAATTCTATGACTCAAAAGCTTATAAAAAATTAA
- a CDS encoding 3D domain-containing protein, producing MKTRFYIIVLCFCSLNNCNSRAEDNCHNKTIEVIATAYNSLAYQTNANPSITAFGDSLKPGLRYIAVSRDLLDSGLVHNTKVKIQGFDSLFTVKDKMNRRYRKRIDIYMGNDVKKAKKWGKKRVNINYCLPILDSISN from the coding sequence ATGAAAACTAGGTTTTATATCATTGTGCTATGCTTTTGCAGTTTGAATAACTGCAACAGTAGAGCAGAAGATAATTGCCATAATAAAACTATAGAAGTTATAGCAACAGCCTATAATTCCTTAGCATATCAGACTAATGCCAATCCGAGTATAACAGCTTTTGGAGATAGCTTAAAGCCTGGACTGAGATATATTGCTGTTTCAAGAGATTTATTAGATTCTGGTTTGGTGCATAACACCAAAGTAAAAATCCAAGGTTTCGATAGTCTATTTACAGTGAAGGATAAAATGAATCGACGTTATCGAAAACGTATTGATATTTATATGGGTAATGATGTAAAAAAGGCAAAAAAATGGGGCAAAAAGCGGGTGAATATCAACTATTGTCTGCCAATATTAGATTCAATCTCTAATTAG
- a CDS encoding ExbD/TolR family protein yields MKSFRRHSATVNAGSMADIAFLLLIFFLVTTTISADKGILRQLPPVCETGDCTADIAERNLLHIAMNEKQEIMIENDLVELTDVKKIVETFIDNNGLSTCDYCEGKTSSESSDHPDAAVISLSHDALTKYSAFISVQDEITKAYYDLRTRYAKQVFNKTPDQLTKEELENVKKAYPFKVSEIAVKRSN; encoded by the coding sequence ATGAAATCATTTAGAAGACATTCTGCAACGGTCAATGCAGGATCCATGGCAGACATTGCCTTTTTGTTACTTATTTTCTTTTTAGTAACTACGACCATTTCCGCAGATAAAGGCATTTTACGACAATTGCCTCCTGTCTGTGAAACAGGTGACTGTACCGCAGACATCGCAGAACGCAACTTATTACACATTGCGATGAACGAAAAACAGGAAATAATGATTGAGAATGACCTAGTTGAACTCACAGACGTTAAGAAGATTGTTGAAACTTTTATCGATAACAACGGTCTTAGTACTTGTGATTATTGTGAAGGTAAAACATCGTCAGAATCTTCAGACCATCCTGATGCCGCTGTAATTTCATTAAGTCATGATGCATTAACCAAATATAGTGCCTTTATATCTGTACAGGATGAAATTACAAAAGCCTATTACGATTTAAGAACACGATACGCCAAACAAGTTTTTAACAAAACACCTGATCAATTAACAAAAGAGGAACTCGAAAATGTAAAAAAAGCGTATCCTTTTAAAGTTTCTGAGATTGCTGTAAAGCGTTCTAATTAG
- a CDS encoding DEAD/DEAH box helicase, whose translation MSSETGTVQQNATEKSLYDYQIKDLNRIFDVMENEADDFNLLYQLPTGGGKTVIFSEIVRRYVEQHNKKVVILTHRIELCKQTSNVLSGFNVKNKVINSKVKTLPDQDDFQCFVAMVETLNNRLSDNDFQLKNVGLVIIDEAHYNSFRKLFKFFEHCFILGVTATPLSSNIKLPMKDNYNKLIVGDDISTLIKNGFLAKAEVSHYDVGLTSLKIGINGDYTVKSSEALYTNSLMQSKLLIAYEDMAKDKKTLIFNNGIYTSKEVYYTFKKAGYNVRHLDNTANKQERKEILKWFKHTPDAVLTSVSILTTGFDEPSVESIILNRATRSLTLYFQMIGRGSRIYKDRKSFQVIDLGNNEARFGPWDQPVDWQHIFKYPDFYLENILDDELLERDFVYTMPDSLKVKFKKSFTLDFDVKAEYKDVINSGKKSFTVIERSIAQHSQICIDNSEDVFDARELTKDLQDEIAYRIKQYCYCIMNSTQNYKDWLFEEYNRKLRISFNGKF comes from the coding sequence ATGTCGTCAGAAACTGGAACCGTACAACAAAATGCCACAGAGAAAAGTCTTTATGATTATCAAATAAAGGACTTGAACCGCATTTTTGATGTGATGGAAAATGAGGCTGATGATTTTAACCTCTTGTACCAGCTGCCAACAGGAGGAGGGAAAACGGTTATTTTTTCTGAAATCGTAAGACGTTACGTCGAACAACACAACAAAAAAGTGGTAATTCTTACACACAGAATTGAGCTATGCAAGCAAACGTCTAATGTGCTTTCTGGTTTCAATGTGAAGAACAAAGTCATTAATAGTAAGGTAAAAACACTTCCAGATCAAGACGATTTTCAATGTTTTGTAGCCATGGTCGAAACCTTGAATAACCGCTTGTCGGATAACGATTTTCAGCTAAAAAATGTAGGATTAGTTATTATTGATGAAGCACATTACAATTCTTTCAGAAAGCTCTTTAAGTTTTTCGAGCATTGTTTTATTCTTGGTGTTACGGCAACACCATTGAGTAGTAATATTAAGCTACCCATGAAAGATAATTACAACAAACTTATTGTTGGTGATGATATTTCTACTTTAATTAAAAACGGATTTTTGGCCAAGGCAGAAGTGTCCCATTACGATGTTGGTCTAACGTCACTGAAAATAGGTATTAATGGCGATTACACCGTAAAATCCTCTGAAGCCTTATATACCAATTCCTTAATGCAATCCAAATTGTTAATCGCCTATGAAGACATGGCGAAAGATAAAAAAACCTTGATTTTTAATAACGGTATTTATACGTCGAAGGAAGTCTATTACACCTTTAAGAAAGCAGGTTATAATGTTCGGCATTTAGATAATACGGCTAACAAGCAAGAACGAAAAGAAATTTTAAAATGGTTTAAGCACACACCCGATGCAGTATTGACTTCGGTCAGTATATTAACTACAGGTTTCGATGAGCCATCTGTGGAATCCATTATCTTAAATAGAGCCACGAGATCCTTAACCTTGTATTTTCAGATGATTGGTCGTGGTAGCCGAATTTACAAAGACCGAAAATCGTTTCAAGTCATCGATTTAGGTAATAATGAAGCGCGTTTCGGCCCGTGGGATCAGCCGGTGGATTGGCAGCATATTTTTAAATATCCAGATTTTTATCTAGAAAATATTCTTGATGACGAATTGCTGGAACGTGATTTCGTCTATACAATGCCAGATTCCCTCAAGGTGAAATTCAAGAAATCATTCACTTTAGATTTTGATGTTAAAGCGGAATATAAAGATGTTATTAATTCTGGTAAGAAATCCTTTACGGTAATTGAGCGTTCCATTGCCCAACATTCTCAAATTTGCATAGACAATAGCGAAGATGTTTTTGATGCAAGAGAACTAACAAAAGATTTGCAAGATGAAATTGCCTACAGGATTAAGCAATATTGCTATTGTATTATGAACAGCACACAAAACTATAAAGACTGGCTTTTTGAAGAATATAACAGAAAGTTGAGAATTAGCTTCAATGGTAAGTTTTAA
- the pepT gene encoding peptidase T, whose amino-acid sequence MQHIINRFISYVTIDTESDPNSETTPSTKKQWVLANKLVEELKYIGLSDVTIDENAYIMATLPSNVDHDVPTIGFISHFDTSPDFTGANVKPQIVEDYDGKDIVLNAEQNIILSPDYFEDLLMYKGQTLITTDGTTLLGADDKAGITEIVTAMEHLINHPEIKHGDIKVGFTPDEEIGRGAHKFDVEKFGADWAYTMDGSQVGELEYENFNAAGAKITVKGKIVHPGYAKGKMINSMYYASEFINSLPRLETPEHTEGYEGFFHLHNIEGDVEETKLEYIIRDHDKDKFEARKALMQKIVDDLNTKYESEVFKLELKDQYFNMKEKVEPVMHIVDIAEAAMKAVGIAPLIKAIRGGTDGSQLSYMGLPCPNIFAGGHNFHGRYEYVPVESMQKAVEVIVKIAELTALEK is encoded by the coding sequence ATGCAACATATCATTAACCGTTTTATTAGCTATGTAACCATAGATACCGAATCCGATCCAAATTCTGAAACCACACCAAGTACGAAAAAGCAATGGGTTTTGGCCAATAAATTAGTTGAAGAACTAAAATACATAGGCTTAAGCGATGTTACTATTGACGAGAATGCCTACATTATGGCAACTTTGCCAAGTAACGTAGATCACGATGTGCCGACAATTGGTTTTATTTCGCATTTTGACACCTCTCCAGATTTTACTGGCGCAAATGTAAAACCTCAAATTGTTGAAGATTATGATGGAAAGGATATTGTACTCAATGCGGAACAAAATATTATACTTTCGCCAGATTATTTTGAAGATTTATTGATGTACAAAGGTCAGACGTTGATTACCACAGACGGTACAACACTTCTGGGAGCAGATGACAAAGCCGGAATTACGGAAATCGTCACTGCGATGGAGCACCTTATTAATCATCCCGAAATTAAACATGGAGACATCAAAGTCGGTTTTACGCCTGATGAAGAAATTGGACGCGGCGCCCATAAATTTGATGTCGAAAAATTTGGAGCCGATTGGGCTTATACCATGGATGGTAGCCAAGTTGGCGAACTCGAATACGAAAATTTCAATGCAGCAGGCGCAAAAATCACGGTCAAAGGAAAAATTGTACATCCTGGTTATGCCAAAGGAAAAATGATAAATTCCATGTATTATGCGTCTGAATTTATTAATAGCCTACCACGATTGGAAACGCCAGAGCATACCGAAGGATATGAAGGTTTTTTCCACTTACATAATATTGAAGGTGATGTCGAAGAAACAAAATTAGAATATATTATTCGTGATCATGACAAAGACAAATTTGAAGCTCGAAAAGCCTTGATGCAAAAGATTGTTGACGATTTAAACACTAAATATGAAAGCGAAGTTTTTAAGCTTGAATTGAAGGACCAATATTTCAACATGAAAGAAAAAGTGGAACCTGTAATGCATATCGTGGATATTGCTGAAGCAGCGATGAAAGCGGTTGGTATTGCACCACTAATTAAAGCCATTCGCGGTGGAACCGATGGTTCTCAATTGTCTTACATGGGTTTACCTTGCCCAAATATTTTTGCTGGAGGCCATAATTTTCACGGACGTTATGAGTACGTGCCCGTAGAAAGTATGCAGAAAGCGGTCGAAGTGATTGTTAAGATTGCGGAGTTGACGGCTTTGGAAAAGTAG
- a CDS encoding universal stress protein: MKKIIVPVDFSKHSEYALETAAVLAKQHNSELIVMHMLELSESIITATSSQRNEENAFMMMVANKKFEAFLDQPYLEAISVTPMIKYHKVLKEVAEVASEVRADLIVMGSRGHSDHDGIFTGSNTEKVVRYSDTPVLVIKSKPENVNFTNIILASDFSEESVSAFKTALELLGELGTNTTVLHINTPNLDFLSTDEVDEKISIFLESAKLKETDVSIARISDHNVEDGLLSFAKRNKADALAMITHGRKGLSHFFGGSISEDVVNHSKLPVITFKL; the protein is encoded by the coding sequence ATGAAAAAAATTATAGTTCCCGTCGATTTTTCAAAACACTCAGAATACGCGTTAGAAACAGCTGCTGTATTAGCAAAACAACACAACTCAGAATTGATTGTAATGCACATGCTAGAGCTATCAGAATCTATTATAACAGCAACTAGTTCGCAACGGAATGAAGAAAATGCATTTATGATGATGGTTGCCAACAAGAAGTTTGAAGCTTTTTTGGATCAACCCTATCTCGAAGCCATTAGTGTAACACCAATGATAAAATATCATAAGGTGTTGAAGGAAGTAGCTGAAGTTGCTAGTGAAGTCCGAGCTGATTTAATCGTAATGGGTTCTAGAGGTCACAGCGATCACGATGGTATTTTTACAGGTTCTAATACTGAAAAAGTAGTTCGCTATAGTGATACGCCTGTTTTAGTTATAAAATCTAAACCAGAAAATGTTAATTTTACAAACATCATATTGGCAAGTGATTTCTCTGAGGAGAGTGTTTCAGCATTTAAAACCGCCTTAGAATTACTTGGAGAATTAGGAACAAATACAACCGTGCTACACATCAATACTCCAAATTTAGACTTCTTGAGTACTGATGAAGTTGACGAAAAAATTTCTATATTTTTAGAATCAGCAAAGTTAAAAGAAACAGATGTGAGCATTGCACGTATCTCAGACCATAATGTAGAAGACGGTTTATTAAGTTTCGCCAAAAGAAACAAAGCAGATGCTTTAGCGATGATTACACACGGAAGAAAAGGGTTGAGCCATTTTTTTGGAGGCAGTATTTCGGAAGACGTCGTCAACCATAGTAAGCTTCCTGTTATTACCTTTAAACTTTAA
- a CDS encoding quinone-dependent dihydroorotate dehydrogenase: MYKAIIRPILFCFDPEKVHYFTFSLIRNISRLPGIKGLFKSLFMVEDKRLERELFGLKFKNPVGLAAGFDKNAVLYNELANFGFGFIEIGTVTPEAQKGNPKQRLFRLKADQGIINRMGFNNEGLSAAISELKKNKGQLIIGGNIGKNTQTLPEDYTKDYLECFNALHPYVDYFVLNVSCPNVGSHAKLNDKDYLLELISAVQNANTTFSKEKPILLKIAPDLNTQQLDEIIELIAETKLDGVIASNTSVDRSGLKTGDQRLSEIGNGGLSGQPIKEKSTKVIKYLADKSNKAFPIIGVGGVHSAKDALDKIDAGADLVQVYTGFIYEGPSLVKQINEALLK, from the coding sequence ATGTACAAAGCTATAATCAGACCCATTTTATTTTGTTTCGATCCAGAAAAAGTACATTACTTTACGTTTTCTTTAATTCGGAATATATCTAGATTGCCAGGCATTAAAGGTCTATTTAAAAGTCTTTTTATGGTTGAAGACAAACGATTGGAACGAGAACTTTTTGGGTTAAAATTTAAGAATCCAGTCGGTTTAGCAGCAGGTTTTGATAAAAATGCGGTTTTGTATAATGAGTTGGCCAACTTCGGATTCGGTTTTATTGAAATAGGAACCGTTACACCCGAAGCCCAAAAAGGAAATCCTAAACAACGGTTATTCAGATTAAAAGCAGATCAAGGTATTATTAACCGTATGGGTTTTAATAATGAAGGTTTAAGTGCAGCCATTTCAGAACTTAAAAAGAATAAAGGGCAACTTATTATCGGCGGAAATATTGGAAAAAACACCCAAACCCTTCCAGAAGATTATACCAAAGATTATCTAGAATGCTTTAATGCCTTGCATCCTTATGTGGATTATTTTGTACTGAATGTCAGTTGCCCAAATGTAGGAAGCCATGCGAAATTAAACGACAAAGACTATTTGTTGGAGTTGATTTCTGCTGTACAAAATGCGAATACGACGTTTAGCAAAGAAAAACCAATTCTACTGAAAATAGCACCAGATTTAAATACCCAACAATTAGATGAAATCATAGAGTTAATCGCAGAAACCAAGCTCGATGGTGTCATTGCAAGTAACACCTCAGTGGATAGATCGGGATTGAAAACAGGTGATCAAAGACTTTCAGAAATTGGTAATGGTGGACTCAGTGGACAACCAATAAAAGAAAAATCTACTAAAGTGATCAAATATCTAGCTGATAAAAGCAACAAGGCATTTCCGATCATTGGAGTAGGAGGTGTTCATTCTGCAAAAGATGCTTTGGATAAAATTGATGCTGGTGCCGATTTAGTTCAAGTTTATACTGGTTTTATTTATGAAGGACCGAGTTTGGTTAAACAGATTAATGAGGCATTGTTAAAGTAA
- a CDS encoding LysE family translocator has protein sequence MNYDILLSFALATSALAISPGPDNIYVLVQSISNGKSYGLATVSGLITGCIVHTTLLAFGVSAIIKANENLFFGIKLLGAIYLLYLAYKVFKSNAEITLSSENVPKKNLKQLFVQGFFMNVLNPKVTIFFLAFFPGFLFSESMSTVIQFYILGGIFMLVSFIIFSAIALLAGQIKTYTLNHKNSGLVLKWLQIVVFVGIAVFILI, from the coding sequence TTGAATTACGACATCCTCTTATCATTCGCATTGGCGACATCAGCTTTAGCCATTTCGCCAGGACCAGATAATATCTATGTCTTAGTACAAAGTATAAGCAACGGTAAATCTTATGGATTGGCAACCGTTTCCGGATTGATTACGGGCTGTATCGTTCACACAACGCTGTTGGCATTTGGTGTTTCGGCCATTATAAAAGCGAATGAAAACTTATTCTTTGGCATTAAACTATTAGGCGCTATTTATCTTTTGTATCTGGCTTATAAAGTCTTTAAATCTAATGCTGAAATAACACTTAGCTCAGAGAATGTACCGAAGAAAAATCTAAAACAGTTATTTGTACAAGGATTTTTTATGAATGTCCTCAATCCAAAAGTGACAATTTTCTTTCTCGCTTTTTTTCCAGGATTTTTGTTTAGCGAATCGATGAGTACTGTGATTCAGTTTTATATTTTGGGTGGCATTTTTATGTTGGTGTCGTTTATTATTTTTTCTGCAATAGCATTATTGGCAGGACAGATTAAAACTTATACTTTAAACCATAAGAACTCAGGATTGGTTTTAAAATGGTTGCAGATTGTTGTATTTGTTGGGATTGCGGTTTTTATTTTAATTTAG
- a CDS encoding hydroxymethylglutaryl-CoA lyase, translating into MNKAVKIIECPRDAMQGIKDFIPTQQKVQYIQSLLRVGFDTIDFGSFVSPKAIPQMVDTAEVLAQLDLSKTESKLLAIIANTRGATDASQHSEIDYLGFPFSISENFQMRNTHKTIAQSVVTLSEILEIADKSHKKVVVYISMGFGNPYGDPWNVDIVGDWTERLAKMGVGILSLSDTIGSSDAENIDYLFSNLIPAYPNIEFGAHLHTTPTTWFEKIDAAYKAGCRRFDGAIQGFGGCPMAKDDLTGNMPTEKMLSYFTQKRAHDLNAMSFESSYNEATKIFTEFH; encoded by the coding sequence ATGAACAAAGCCGTCAAAATCATAGAATGTCCACGCGATGCCATGCAAGGCATTAAGGATTTTATTCCTACGCAGCAAAAGGTACAATACATTCAGTCCTTGTTGCGAGTGGGTTTTGATACTATTGACTTTGGGAGTTTTGTATCGCCAAAAGCGATTCCTCAAATGGTAGATACAGCAGAAGTTTTAGCACAATTGGATTTAAGCAAAACCGAAAGTAAACTACTTGCCATTATTGCCAATACCAGAGGTGCAACGGATGCGTCCCAACATTCTGAAATCGATTATTTAGGGTTTCCGTTTTCAATTTCAGAAAACTTCCAAATGCGAAATACCCATAAAACCATTGCACAATCTGTAGTCACACTTTCTGAAATTTTGGAAATCGCAGATAAGAGTCATAAAAAAGTAGTCGTCTATATTTCCATGGGTTTTGGAAATCCTTATGGCGACCCTTGGAATGTGGATATCGTTGGCGATTGGACCGAACGTTTAGCTAAAATGGGGGTTGGTATTTTATCACTTAGCGATACCATTGGAAGCTCTGATGCCGAAAATATTGATTATTTGTTTTCAAACTTAATTCCTGCCTATCCCAACATAGAATTTGGAGCTCATTTGCATACCACGCCAACCACTTGGTTCGAAAAAATTGATGCAGCATACAAAGCGGGTTGTAGACGCTTTGACGGTGCTATTCAGGGATTTGGTGGTTGCCCAATGGCAAAAGATGACTTAACAGGCAATATGCCAACCGAAAAAATGTTATCATACTTCACTCAGAAAAGAGCGCATGATCTTAATGCGATGAGTTTTGAGAGTTCTTATAATGAAGCTACCAAAATTTTTACCGAATTTCACTAA